The genomic interval AACACCCTACAGACCAACTCCATGATGATTTCAGAACTCAGTTTGCAGTtccgttgtgttgtgttgtgtcagaATACTGTCTGTTTATTTGCTTGTGTATTAAAGTGAGTGCTATTAAGAAGTTATATTATCAAGTTTTGTAAATTGAATAAATGATAAATGGATTAACATGGAAAAATCCAGGACTTTTGTGATACATCTTTGTGTTGATTTTGCAGCTATAAATAAAGTTATATAATTTGGGATTGATACCATCACTCTAAGACTTTGTAGATATCTTGTATTGTACAGtactaaacgtgtgtgtgtggtgtgtgtgtgtgggtgtgtgtgtgtgtatgtgtgtggtgtgtgtatgtgtgtggtgtgtgtgtgtgtgtgtggtgtgttatgtgtgtatgtgtgtggtgtgtgtatgataACAGCCTCAAACACTCTGTGGTGAAGATAATCTTTTTTccgtctcttctccctctcctctaccccccccttctccctctcgcccctctctcctcttcctctccctctcctctaccccccccttctccctctcctctaccccccttctccctctccctctcctctaccccccttctccctctcgcccctctctcctcttcctccccctctcttctaccccccctctccctttcctccgctGTTGCTTCGctcgcctctctctctgtgcattcTCCTGCTCACCTCCTTCTGCGATGGAATTTACTACAGACAGATGGAGTTTGacgatggatggagggagagaggtttgGGGGGACTCAGGTTAGCAGTCCAAAGAGATCAAATCcgcccatcacacacacacacacacacacacacacacacacacacacacacacacacacacacacacacacacacacacacacacacacacacacacacacacacacacacacacacacacacacacacacacacacacacacacacacacacacacacacacacacacgatgagaGTGATCTGTGTGGACAGGTGTCCATCCTAACCATCATGAGGTTCCTGCCTCTCCTGCCAGAGGGACTATAGAGAGTATGTATTCATACTGGGACTGCAGcctaaatgggaccctattccctatttagtgcactacttttgaccaggatagGGTAACATTAGGGACGCAAACTGGCTCGTTGTCATGACAAATCTGTCACGGCCCCTGGGCCCACATTGATGATGTCACTCACTGTCCTAACTGTCAGTCACTCAGCACTGCGTGGTGATTGGTTGTGGGTTTATTATTAGGCCTATAACCCTGACCAACCGGCGTTCCAAACCCAGATCTGCCCTCTGTGTGCTACgagactgtgtttgtctgctgACCTAAAGCCTAGGCACCTTTGTTGCACATAGTGGAAATCTATGGTTAAAAACATCAAAGGGACAACTGACGAACCCAAGGCCTTTCTTACATGGTCAGTGCTATCAGGGATCACTGGTgatgtccctaccctaaaccctaaccctaaccttaaccaaaccctaaaccctaacccctaacccctaacccctaacccctaacccctaacccctaacccctaacccctaacccctaacccctacccttaccctaaccttaaccgtaacccctaccctaaaccctaacccctacctttaccctaaccttaaccaaaccctaaaccctaacccctaacccctacccttaccctaaccttaaccgtaaccaaaccctaaacctactcttaacctttaccttaaccattttaaatgtcaacttcaatggggtagggacgtcccaaggataccAGATTGCACAAGACCTTTCTAACATGGCTGTTCTCTGAATGACAAGTATTACACAACCTGttggctgtctctctcttttgtgTTGTAGTTTTTAATCCGGCGGCCACCATTTGTAATTTCACCGTGCAGGGAGAGAGATCGCCCTACGGTGGAACAGGAACCATAGACTGAGAAATGTACATTTCACAGAACATCTTGTGGCTTGtgccctcttctccccctctcctccctccatcatctctctctctctccattctgcacTCCCTCCTGCCctcttctatccctctcctccctccatctctctctctctccattctgcgCTCCtccgtctgagagagagagacagatgagcgCCCTGGAGAGAACTTGTCTGCCTGTGTTATTAGCTATGCGTTTCTCTACACCCgacaagcagtgtgtgtgtgtgtgtgtgtgagtgagtgtgtgtgtgtgtgtgtgtgtgtgtgtgtgtgtgtgtgtgtgtgtgtgtgtgtgtgtgtgtgtgtgtgtgtgtgtgtgtgtgtgtgtgtgtgtgtgtgtgtgtgtgtgtgtgtgtgtgtgtgtgtggtccacgCCTCGCCTAGatgccccctctcctctctgcaaACCAAAACTGATTCAGGCAGTCTGTGGTATTTTTAATAAATCTCTGGGGATTTCTTTTTCAGAAAAAGAGCGAATGAGTGTTGTCACGCCTCAGTACTCACACAGGGGAATAGATAGTGCCAAGGCAGTCAGTGTTAAATTGActtgtgagaggagagagagagagcgggggaagagagagagaaagagagcgagagagagagagaggggggagggggctggAAGGCACAAATCAATACGTTTTTCATTCAGACACTTTTCAAGATTAGTTGGAAGGAAAAACACAACTCTGTTTGAGTGTTTGAGACATTGAGTGATTTTGAACCATTCATTTTGCCACAGATTCTTTCTGCCTGCTACCATCTCTTCTTGGCTCCctaaaatatttatatttcctTACCATCAAATATATTCAAatactctgagagagagagagaggctagtttTGACACCACCAGTGGGACCGCAATAAATCAGGTGGCGGGACGAAAATGGCCCCGGGCCACAGGTTTCAGACCCCATCCTAGTGACAAGGGGTAGATTTGGGAATGGGCattgagtgctgatctaggatcaagtcCCCCTTGTCCATATAAACTAAATTATTgtcatctaaaaggctaaactgatcctagatcagcactcctactctgagacgcttgattCATATGGTCGCTGTACCTAAGGGGAACCTCTACCTAGGGTATAGCTGACGTCATTCTCATCCTGTACAGCGGACAGAGAGGGTAACAGCTGGGGTGGAACGGAACCCCCCTTGGCCGTGCATTCTGATGTGTATATATAGCTTCTGCTGGTATGAACGCTATTCCACTGCAAGGCATTCTTCTTTTCTCACGCCGTCCGaagcctgggttcaaatactatttgaaatcatttcaaatacttgatctgtgcttgattgagtttGCGTGGCTTAATGGACGAATAGAATAGTTTGCAACACTGTAAACCCCAcctatctggcactccaggcaggctagagcAAAGATTTAAAATActaattgaacccaggtctgctccatagttgtcacgttcctgacctgtttttcctttttcttgtatttatttagttggtcagggcgtgagttggggtgggctgtctatgtgtgattttctatgttggggttttgtgttcggcctggtatgattctcaatcagaggcagctgtcaatcgttgtccctgattgagaatcatactaaggcagccagggtttcacgtatgttttgtgggtgtgtgttcctgtgtcagtgtttgtgccacacaggactgtttcggttttgtcacgtttgttggttgttttgtattttgaagtgttttgttgactttcattaaataatgaacactaaccactctgcgttttggtcctctccttctgtcagcgaggacagccgttacaatagTTCAGTTCAGCACAGTGCAAAACAGAATGTGGTTCTACCTGCAGGTATCTGGAGCCCCAAACACACTGGACTAGGAAAAATGGAAACACAGTTTTTATCTACAAGGGACTTTGGAGTCATTTTAGAAGGAACACAAGAAAGACAGAATACCGTTAATGAATGTAttcagacagacaggggacatAGCGCTCATTAAAGTGGGGACAGACAGTGGTTGAGCCTATGTCTAATTTTAAGGGTCTTTGTCAAATTACCCAGACAGACAGCAAGTACCCAGGGATCCAGGAAGGGAAAACTTCAAAGCCGACCAATCACATATACCTTTTAATATTCTACTGGCTCACTAGCGAATGGTGGCTGTGTGTTTCTTGATTTGCAATTCTGTTCAAATCAATTAGGAAAACTTCGATTTGACCTCAACTTTTGATTTAAATACAATCCCCTCTGTGTCTAGTTAGGTCTTACAAAACTAAGTGTTATGAACCTTTTGTATAGTTTGATCACTGAATTTGTATTGAAATTGATTTAATAGCAGAGAGCATGTTCTGATAAGAAACAGATTCCTGTATGAAGACATGACCACGTCCCAAATGGCTGCCTATCCTGATCAAAAGTAGCGCCCTACATAGGGAGGGAATagtagggtggcatttgggatgctTCCCATATACATGTATAGGGCCCCTAGTAAAGCCCCTAGTAAGACCCCTAGTGAGTCCCCTAGTGAGTCCCCTAGTGAGTCCCCTAGTGAAGCCCATAGTTACTCACCTAGTGAGTCCCCTAGTGAGTCCCCTAGTAAAGCACCTAGTAAGACCCCTAGTGAGTCCCCTAGTGAGTCCCCTAGTGAGTCCCCTAGTGAAGCCCATAGTTACTCACCTAGTGAGTCCCCTAGTGAGTCCCCTAGTAAAGCCCCTAGTAAGACCCCTAGTGAGTCCCCTAGTGAGTCCCCTAGTGAGTCCCCTAGTGAGTCCTCTAGTGAGTCCCCTAGTGAGTCCCCTAGTGAAGCCCATAGTAAGTCCCCTAGTGAGTCCCCTGGTGAGTCCCCTAGTGAGTCCCCTAGTGAAGCCCCTAGTGAAGCCCATAGTTACTCACCTAGTGAGTCCCCTAGTGAGTCCCCTAGTGAAGCCCATAGTTACTCACCTAGTGAGTCCCCTAGTGAGTCCCCTAGTGAAGCCCATAGTTACTCACCTAGTGAGTCCCCTAGTGAGTCCCCTAGTAAAGCCCCTAGTAAGACCCCTAGTGAGTCCCCTAGTGAGTCCCCTAGTGAGTCCCCTAGTGAGTCCTCTAGTGAGTCCCCTAGTGAGTCCCCTAGTGAAGCCCATAGTAAGTCCCCTAGTGAGTCCCCTAGTGAGTCCCCTAGTGAGTCCCCTAGTGAAGCCCCTAGTGAAGCCCATAGTTACTCACCTAGTGAGTCCCCTAGTGAGTCCCCTAGTGAGGCCCCTAGTCAGGCCTCTAGTGAGGTCCCTAGTGAGTCCCCTAGTGAGGCCCCCAGTGAAGCCCCTAGTGAAGCCCCTAGTGAGGCCCCTAGTGAGGCCCCTAGTGAAGCCCTGGTGAGGCCCCTAGTGAAGCCCTGGTGAGGTCCCTAGTGAGGCCCCTAGTGAAGCCCTAGGGAAGCCCTAGTGAAGCTCCCAGTGAAGCCCTGGTGAGGCCCCTAGGGAAGCCCTAGTGAAGCCCCAGTGAAGCCCTAGTGAAGCTCCCAGTGAAGCCCCAGTGAAGCCCTAGTGAAGCTCCTAGTGAGGTCCCTAGTGAAGCCCTAGTGAAGCTCCTAGTGAGGCCCCTAGTGAGGTCCCAAGTGAGGCCCCTAGTGAAGCCCTAGTGAGTCCACTAGTGAGGCCCCTAGTGAAGCCCTAGGGAAGCCCTAGTGAAGCTCCTAGTGAAACCCTAGTGAAAATCCTAGTGAAGCCCTACTGAAGCTCCTAGTGAGGCTCCTAGTGAAGCCCTAGTGAGGCCCCTAGTGAAGCCCTAGTGAAGCCCCAGTGAAGCCCTAGTGAAGCTCCCAGTGAAGCCCCAGTGAAGCCCTAGTGAAGCTCCTAGTGAGGTCCCTAGTGAAGCCCTAGTGAAGCTCCTAGTGAGGCCCCTAGTGAGGTCCCAAGTGAGGCCCCTAGTGAAGCCCTAGTGAGTCCACTAGTGAGGCCCCTAGTGAAGCCCTAGGGAAGCCCTAGTGAAGCTCCTAGTGAAGCCCTAGTGAAGCTCCTAGTGAAGCCCTACTGAAGCTCCTAGTGAGGCTCCTAGTGAAGCCCTAGTGAGGCCCCTAGTGAAGCCCTAGGGAAGCCCTAGTGAAGCTCCTAGTGAAGCCCTAGTGAAGCTCCTAGTGAGGCCCCTAGTGAAACCCTAGTGAGGTCCCTAGTGAATCTCCTAGTACGGTCCCTAGTGAAGCTCCTAGTGAGGTCCCTAGTAATGCCCCTAGTCAGGTCCCCAGTGAAGCTCCTATTAAGGTCCCTAGTGAAGCCCTGGTGAGGTCCCTAGTGAATCTCCTAGTAAGGCCCCTAGTGAGGCTCCTAGTAAGGTCCCTAGTGAAGCTCCTAGTGAGGTCCCTAGTAATGCCCCTAGTGAGGTCCCCAGTGAAGCTCCTATTAAGGTCCCTAGTGAAGCCCTGGTGAGGTCCCTAGTGAATCTCATAGTAAGGCCCCTAGTGAGGTCCCTAGTGAGGCTCCTAGTGAGGTCCCTATTGAGGCCCCTACTGAAGCTCCTAGTGAAGCTCCTAGTGAGGCCCCTAGTGAGGTCCCAAGTGAGGCCCCTAGTGAAGCCCNNNNNNNNNNNNNNNNNNNNNNNNNNNNNNNNNNNNNNNNNNNNNNNNNNNNNNNNNNNNNNNNNNNNNNNNNNNNNNNNNNNNNNNNNNNNNNNNNNNNTAGTGAGTCCACTAGTGAGGCCCCTAGTGAAGCCCTAGGGAAGCCCTAGTGAAGCTCCTAGTGAAACCCTAGTGAAAATCCTAGTGAAGCCCTACTGAAGCTCCTAGTGAGGCTCCTAGTGAAGCCCTAGTGAGGCCCCTAGTGAAGCCCTAGTGAAGCCCCAGTGAAGCCCTAGTGAAGCTCCCAGTGAAGCCCCAGTGAAGCCCTAGTGAAGCTCCTAGTGAGGTCCCTAGTGAAGCCCTAGTGAAGCTCCTAGTGAGGCCCCTAGTGAGGTCCCAAGTGAGGCCCCTAGTGAAGCCCTAGTGAGTCCACTAGTGAGGCCCCTAGTGAAGCCCTAGGGAAGCCCTAGTGAAGCTCCTAGTGAAGCCCTAGTGAAGCTCCTAGTGAAGCCCTACTGAAGCTCCTAGTGAGGCTCCTAGTGAAGCCCTAGTGAGGCCCCTAGTGAAGCCCTAGGGAAGCCCTAGTGAAGCTCCTAGTGAAGCCCTAGTGAAGCTCCTAGTGAGGCCCCTAGTGAAACCCTAGTGAGGTCCCTAGTGAATCTCCTAGTAAGGTCCCTAGTGAAGCTCCTAGTGAGGTCCCTAGTAATGCCCCTAGTCAGGTCCCCAGTGAAGCTCCTATTAAGGTCCCTAGTGAAGCCCTGGTGAGGTCCCTAGTGAATCTCCTAGTAAGGCCCCTAGTGAGGCTCCTAGTAAGGTCCCTAGTGAAGCTCCTAGTGAGGTCCCTAGTAATGCCCCTAGTGAGGTCCCCAGTGAAGCTCCTATTAAGGTCCCTAGTGAAGCCCTGGTGAGGTCCCTAGTGAATCTCATAGTAAGGCCCCTAGTGAGGTCCCTAGTGAGGCTCCTAGTGAGGTCCCTATTGAGGCCCCTACTGAAGCTCCTAGTGAAGCTCCTAGTGAGGCCCCTCAGACAGAAGTTTTAGTCGTTATTAAATATATATTGTCACCGATTTTTTTATCAAATTCAAAAGAGTTGAAATTAAACGAAGCTGACTCTGACGATAGACAGATATGTCTGTCTGTTCTCATATTACTGCCAGATGAGTTATCTTGGGAGCAGAGCAGATCAGACAGGAAAAAAAGGAAATATATTATGTTCATTTGATTGGTAATATTTGTCTTTTTGAGGCTTTTTGAGACTTTCCTGTCCTATGATTCCGGTGAACTAAGTCCCCTTCATGGAACTTTGGACTGTCCAGCATTCCGAGAATGTCTGGCAGGCAGGGAATTCTGCATCTCTTAGATTCCTGGATAATCCGCTCCGTCAGGAGTGTAgctctagtctgggtaccagtctttgTAGCTAACATTAATCTCATTGCCACTCCAGTggtacaaggagtggaatgtaatAGCTGAATAGAGAATGGAAACCAGGCTAGTCTAGACCCACACATGGTCTGAATGTATGCAGTATGGAAAAgacggggaagggggggggggcaatgttcTCGGGGATCATCAAGCTGTTGACCTGGgttgagggggagaggggggaggttgCTGGGGGGGAAGCTCAGGTGACAGGGTTGGGTTGGGGAGTCTGTTATGCACGGAATGTGCTAGTTCCTTTTAGTGTCGCTCCGTCTGGTCCTACAGATGTAGCGTCCGTCTGTGACTGTGTCTCAGTAGTCTAACTCAGCTTTCTTTCCCCATCCGCCATATTGTTTTCACCGACTATCCATGTTTTGAGATCAATGCGGATTAAGAAGAAAAGAAGAAGAGAGGTGTGCCCCAACTCATTGAACGACTTAACTATAACCTACTTTATTCATTTATAACACATTCACAGTGCACTCATAACCCTCTTCTTCTCAACAGCTCTTTCAACTGATTTCATTCAGTCCCACACTTTCTATAGGTTATATATGGTGGCATTGGAAGTCAAACGGTTGACATATTGGCACAAAATAAACATAACCTGCTTCTACAATGTGCATGTGGCATTGGACTTGACCTTTATTTTGGCTCCACTTACTTATTACTCTGGAAAATGATGCAACTGGGCACGGGAGACCACAAACCCCGCCCATAAGTGAATCAACGAGCCTAATCTTTACGCGGATTGGTAGGGACTCTCCATTCATTGGTCCATTCTCATGCGCGTCATGACGGCTACCCGGAACACATAGAGATTGGAAGCCACGTTGACAACGAAGTGGTGTTTTGTTTCATTCTAAAACCGGTGAAATAACGGTAACTGCACCGGTGTTTCTGTCCAGCGGCCAAAGGGGTTGAAAATCGTACAGAAGGTAAGAGTATCTATTTTGCAAAGAACAATTTAAGCAATGTATGTTCTGTTGTTCATTAATTAATTTATTGCTCAGTCAGACAAGCTAGCTAGTGGGAAAGCATCAAAAACCAAAATAGTAACGTTACTGCACCACTAAGTTACTGTAAATAGCCATTGCTAATGTTACAAGTCCTGCTAGCTATATTTGCTGCTGCAAGAACGAATACAAATTGTTAAACAGCTACAGTAAGTGTAAAATGATCTGGTTATAGCTGGCTAGTTATGCATTACAATGTACTGACTGACGTCTTGAACCTCACACGAGATCATGCAAGCTGCCTACTGTTAACCTACCTAACTAAATGTTATGCTAAATATTCCCAAcggaagtatactgaacaaaaatataaacgcaacatacaacaattttacagttcatatgaggaaatcagtcaattgaaataaattaattgggcccgaatctatggatttcagatgactgggaatgcagatatgcatctgttggtcacagataccttaaaataaatgggcctcaggatctcgtcacgttatttcggtgcattcaaattgccatcgataaaatgcaattgtgtttgttgtccatagtttAGTCCGGGCCCATACTATAAccacaccgccaccatggggcactctgtttacaacgttgacatcagcaaaccgctcgcacaCATGACTCCATACAcgtagtctgcggttgtgaggctggttggacatactgccaaattctctaaaatgacggaggcggcttatggtagagaaataaacattcaattatctggcaacagctctggtggacattcttttATTCAGCATGCatattgcacgctccctcaacttaagatctgtggcattgtgttgtgtgacaaaactgcgcatttttagagtggccttttgttgtccccagcacaaggtgcacctgtgtaattatcctgcgatttaatcagcttcttgatatgtcacacctgtcaggtggatggattatcttggcaaaggataaatgctcactaacagggaaggaaagaaatttgtgcacaaaatttgagagcaGTAAGCTTTTTGGGCGTGTAACTGTTTAGCTAAAGTTATTGTTTTTGTGCTAACTGTAAGATCTGGGCTTTGCAGGACAAGCCACTTCACCGGAAAGATGAGTGTAGGATTCATCGGAGCGGGCCAGCTGGCTCACGCGCTGGTGAAAGGGTTCACATCTGCGGGTAAGAAACCGCCAACCGGTTATGATGACCGAGGGGACCGTGACCCATTTGTTTTTATCTGTCTGGCCAGGGCAGGTCACTCTGGCTGCTCGTGTACACAAGACTGGGCCCTGAAATGTCAACAAACGGTAGCTGTTATCAGTTGCAGTTCCAGTGACTCAAATCTGTGTTGTGCATtgacctcatctctctctttaaccctttctgtcccccatcctctctctctctttaaccctttctgtcccccattctctctctctctctttaaccctttctgtcccccatcctctctctctctctttaaccctttctgtcccccatcctctctctctctctctttaaccctttctgtcccccatcctctctctctctctttaaccctttctgtcccccatcctctctctctctcttaaacccTTTctgtcccccatcctctctctctctctttaaccctttctgtcccccatcctctctctctctctttaaccctttctgtccccatcctctctctctgtctttaaccCTTTctgtccccatcctctctctctctctttaaccctttctgtccccatcctctctctctctctctttaaccctttctgtccccatcctctctctctctctctttaaccctttctgtccccatcctctctctctctctttaaccctttctgtcccccatcctctctctctctctttaaccctttctgtccccatcctctctctctgtctttaaccCTTTctgtccccatcctctctctctctctttaaccctttctgtccccatcctctctctctctctctttaaccctttctgtccccatcctctctctctctctctttaaccctttctgtccccatcctctctctctctctctttaaccctttctgtccccatcctctctctctctctctttaaccctttctgtccccatcctctctctctctctctttaaccctttctgtccccatcctctctctctctctctttaaccctttctgtccccatcctctctctctctctctttaaccctttctgtccccatcctctctctctctctctttaaccctttctgtccccatcctctctctctctctctttaaccctttctgtccccatcctctctctctctctttaaccctttctgtcccccatcctctctctctctctttaaccctttctgtcccccatcctctctctctctttaaccctttctgtcccccatcctctctctatctttaacCCTTTctgtcccccatcctctctctctctctttaaccctttctgtcccccatcctctctctctctctttaaccctttctgtcccccatcctctctctctctctttaaccctttctgtcccccatcctctctctctctttttaaccCTTTctgtcccccatcctctctctctctctctgtctttaaccCTTTctgtcccccatcctctctctctctctctgtctttaaccCTTTctgtcccccatcctctctctctctttaaccctttctgtccccatcccctctctctctctcttcctctctctcccccaggtgTAATAGCTACTCAGAGAATCATAGCCAGTTCTCCAGATACTGATCTGCCTACTGTTGCTGGCCTGAGGGTAAGAGGCAGGGATGTGtgtttgttctgtgtgtgtttgtgtgcgagaGAGGGACAGGCCTGAGCAGGCTGACCTGTTTTGTCTGTCTGAGGATGCGCGGaagtttgtgttgtgtgtgttgtgtgtgtgcgttgtttaAATTGCCGTGCCTGGAAGGTGTGGATGTGTTTACGTGGCCTGGAAGGTGTggattagaggttgaccgattatgatttttcaacgccgataccgattattggacgaccaaaaaagcagataccgattatttaaaaaaattgtttgCGTGACCTGAGGGTGGGTGTGTTTACGTGGCCTGGGGGGGTGGGTGTGTTTACGTGGCCTGGGGGGGGGTGGGTGTGTTTACGTGGCCTGGGGGGGGTGGGTGTGTTTACGTGGCCTGGGGGGGGGTGGGTGTGTTTACGTGGCCTGGGGGGGTGGGTGTGTTTACGTGGCCTGGGGGGGTGGGTGTGTTTACGTGGCCTGGGGGGGTGGGTGTGTTTACGTGGCCTGGGGGGGTGGGTGTGTTTACGTGGCCTGGGGGGGGCTGTGTTTGCGTGGCCTGGGGGGGTGGGTGTGTTTACGTGGCCTGGGGGGGTGGGTGTGTTTACGTGGCCTGGGGGGGCTGTGTTTGCGTGGCCTGGGGGGGGCTGTGTTTGCGTGGCCTGGGGGGGTAGGTGTGTTTACGTGGCCTGGGGGGGTGGGTGTGTTTACGTGGCCTGGGGGGGTGGGTGTGTTTACGTGGCCTGGGGGGGGCTGTGTTTGCGTGGCCTGGGGGGGTAGGTGTGTTTACgtggcctgggggggggggggtgtgtttaCGTGGCCTGGGGGGGGCTGTGTTTGCGTGGCCTGGGGGGGTAGGTGTGTTTACgtggcctggggggggggggtgggtgtgTTTACGTGGCCTGGGGGGGTGGGTGTGTTTACGTGGCCTGGGGGGGGCTGTGTTTGCGTGGCCTGGGGGGGTAGGTGTGTTTACGTGGCCTGGGGGGGGGTGGGTGTGTTTACGTGGCCTGGGGGGGGCTGTGTTTGCGTGGCCTGGGGGGGTAGGTGTGTTTACGTGGCCTGGGGGGGGGTGGGTGTGTTTACGTGGCCTGAGGGGGTGGGTGTGTTTACGTGGCCTGGGGG from Salvelinus alpinus chromosome 2, SLU_Salpinus.1, whole genome shotgun sequence carries:
- the LOC139541489 gene encoding fap1 adhesin-like, whose protein sequence is MYRAPSKAPSKTPSESPSESPSESPSEAHSYSPSESPSESPSKAPSKTPSESPSESPSESPSEAHSYSPSESPSESPSKAPSKTPSESPSESPSESPSESSSESPSESPSEAHSKSPSESPGESPSESPSEAPSEAHSYSPSESPSESPSEAHSYSPSESPSESPSEAHSYSPSESPSESPSKAPSKTPSESPSESPSESPSESSSESPSESPSEAHSKSPSESPSESPSESPSEAPSEAHSYSPSESPSESPSEAPSQASSEVPSESPSEAPSEAPSEAPSEAPSEAPSEALVRPLVKPW